A window of Malania oleifera isolate guangnan ecotype guangnan chromosome 2, ASM2987363v1, whole genome shotgun sequence genomic DNA:
attttaataaaataatgtttttgACATATTTAAGTAATAAATATTGATGGAATTGGTATAtttccaagaggagggtgaattggatatttaaaaaattattcctaGATTTAATCAAAATTACAATCAATATTACGCAACTTAGGGTTTGCCTAAGCAATCCTAATTAACGAAagtatttaaagcatgtatgtagtatgatcaacacaataaacaattaaacatacatgtgcgcaTTTTAATTTGCGGAAATTAACTAAAGCGTAAGGGAGAGAGAACGAAACAAtattgttatcaaggtttggtcAATCCttcctacgtccttgcctcaagctaacaagcaagagaACTATGAAAGTTTGTATTGACAAACTTTTACAtaatgcatattgtcagggggggAGTCTTTCTAggttatacccactttttgcatggtgtatttgtcatcatcaaaaagggggagaatgttgacctcataggtaacacccaattttgataatgacaaatacttgttatatttgatggctatctagtttgtgtgcaagtGTATATAATTGCAAATCAAGTTGTTGGCACATGAAGCGAAGACCTAAAGACCCTGAAAActatttcatgttgtattgtaattcaattcatcatttgggtctgtaatagtttATAggaattggtctgtaataatcaaatgcattacatgcatgatatgctaGATAagttcaaatgaccatagggaaaccaaatgaccatagggcaTTATTCGGTTGATCAAAGATCGgccgacgccaaattttttcgGTTGGCTCTTAAAGCCCTTAGACTGGCCATAGGACActattatgcatgaaaatgttccctattgCCTTATAATTAATCATTATATGTATAGGGAAAACATTATAATtggaataggaccgaaatgctcaaggatggcatgttcggtcgaccgaactcagttacactgagattttcgatcgaccgaacctccatcgggtcaataatttgacccttcagtcaaccgaccaaaaatattctccaacttcctggtcgaccgaacttccctgAGTCAACAAGTTTATCgctcgatcgaccgaccagaaaTATATGAGCAACGCTCTAGTTGACTGAACCTCCACGTGGGAAATCTCAaagccatggtcgaccaaaccattgagtACAAAtttcacctggtcgaccgaatagtgCCAAATTGGAAAATTGCTTTAAAACCCtcaatacggtcgaccgaactctcagttcaatttttcagcagtcgatcgaactatgttacttggttaaccgaaccttaagttcggccgaccggtgctctcgggttgacaaattttaccgaggttaaaaaaaTTTTACTAAGCTCagttaaaattttcttaaaatgactaatatgtcttaaacggttataattttggggaattctatatataccccttcatttgcaaaaatcctCCTAAATATCCTAGttccatttttaagcctcctacactcattcttactcgattttattgcttaaatctctttgtaagtgtgccTAAGTGTTCATCTCAAAGGCTTAGGCTCTCTgttgttattgattgattgaagttATTTTATTAAAGAGCAAAGCTTCAAGTttccttaggagactttgttaataagttttccttaggaatacttcattgagcctttgagttttACATCGTCATTGCAAtaactcaaggagttcacattggattttgactgctaaaaatattttacaaatcattttcaaaatatctcttgtgtttatatttgagaaatacattttgtGACATTTGTTTGAGGGCTTGTGATCTTTGCTGCTATATCttgtgattgagattattttcttaatacaatgatcaaataaatttttacaaaccattgttgaatatctcttatgatttatcttgagaaaaatatttattgagatatttgaagtgtggaTGTGATCTTTGctggtgcattgtgattgagaatattattttgacataaaGATCCTAttacttacactctcacatactgattaCATTAATTGCATAAAACTTTGATAGTAGATATTAAGAcacattgagcttatcttatcatatcattcggtggtgtattgattagattgATACATAATCTGTTTAGTTAAGAGCATATTTGTTGTACAAAAATTTgtttgagaaatctgttgtattctaggcgtggttcgaggggggtggtaatccagcccgataaggattggttgttaaaggttgaagtcagccttgtgttaatttgacctggttgtaaaggttgaggtcagccctgtgctaatttaTCTAGTtgtttaggtaccgctccacccgttaagtgagcttatagtgataatcttgtacttgttagccaaggcggggacataggcagtttgccAAATCTCGATACCATTtctggtgtcgtctcctttaccgctttattatgcatgcttgtttaaatttctattgcagtttaaattccactgtaaatttacattgatttattttacatgcactagattgaccttaggcttgtataatactgttgttagtggattgacctaagggataaaattcacccctcctcttgagattgcaccaaagctaacacaaatCTTGACCTTGATACTTCAATTAGattacatattttcaaatttgCATAACTTAAAGCagaataaaacaaaattttgaaaagaaaaaccAACCTTAATCTTCAACTCCTCTAGTCTTTAGATCCAATGTTAGTTCTTCAACTCTTCTTTGATCCTAGTCCTTTGTTTTGTTATTCCTTGAGCATCTGACTCTTACTACTTCTTAGAGTCTCTGAATCTTCACTTGAAACTCTTTCAAGCCTTCTTGAATTCATTATGTAGATTAATTAACCTCATGACTTGTCCAAACCTTTTTGGCCACTTTACCATCCAACTTTATAAAAGGTTGCTTATGGATAATATAATGAGTTGTGCTGACAACATTTTCTCGAAAATACTAAAGCAATCTTGCATGTGGTCTCACACTAATGGTAGATGACAAAATTCCTAAAACTAAGCAAAACATGAATAGTCAAAGGTAAATTGTCACAAAATTTGAGTTTGATACCTTTAATTAATGTGAAAGTATCAAATATGCAATGTCActcaaaaaataatttagaaTAATTTTCTAACATTATTCAATCGAATTAATAATGTTACTTTTTTTAGAATAGTCTTTATCATTTACAATTTTGGTGGGGGTGAGTGCACTTGTTGGCTTAACATTAGCTAACCCTTGAATATGCCTAAcaatcaacataaatttgtagaGTAGCtagttatttatttaaatttaaaaaactaaaaaaaaaatgcgGACAATTTTTTAGTTCTCATGTCTCGCTAAATACATGTGAAAgaacccaaaatatatatatatatatcagcaaAAATCTCTGAACAAATAAGCCAATTAGCTAGTGAAATATAATTGCAATTTCTTCATGATGAAAAGTGCATACATTTTgcttcaaattttcattcttaaagCACGGTGATGAAACATGAGGTATAGCTTTGAAACAATTTTGTAGTTCAATAGTTATGCAATATAAAAATGCCCTAGGGTTCCTTTAGAACCCAACAAGAGAGAGCTAGTAAAATTTGACCTTTCCATCCCAATAGCATCCAATGGTcatttttctcaatcacaaaaTCCTTGTGGTAGCTAGATATTACCTTTTCCTTTAATGTCTTCATGAGTTCCCTATTTAGCAGAAGCGGCCTAAACCCAACCTTCATATTTCGAGCATGCCAATGCTTGTATGTTTCAGGCCTTACAACTCTTTCTAAACCTTCACATGCTATAATATTCATAACTTCACGCCTAAAAATCTCTTGCTCAAACATCATCCTTCCTGGATTTTCACGAGGTAAGGTAGAATCCATCATATCAAACAATGTCGAGTAGTGGTAGAATGCTTTCTGAAATCGAGTGAGAAAGAATGGGTCATTGAATAACCCATTATTAATACCAAAGATAAATATATTAGGATTCATCTTCTTGATTAAGTTTAGAACAATGTTCCTTGGACCCTTCGGGGCAACTGTGTCATCAAGTATCCGATTTTCAAATTGGTATAAGCAATTTACAACAATGACCTCGTCTTTATCAATCTTAAGGTCTTCAATTTGAATAGTATCTCATTTCTTATCTATAGCATTGTACTCAAATGGAACATTAAAGCGCTTAAAATACTTTGCCATACGATGTCCCATCTCCCCAACTTTTTGTGCCCTCCAAAATCTAGGTTGACGGATCTCAAGTCCTGTAATGCGAAGTTTGGGAGGCCCACCAACTCTGGCTAAGAGATCGCGCACAATGATGGGCCATTGGAATCCAAATTGAATACCAAAATCTATGATGTGAATCTTTGTTGCTCCCTTAGTCACACCCAAAATGCTATGGTTCCCAAAATATAAACTAATCCTTCTGAATGGGCAGGCCAAAGCAAATGCCCCATAGGATTTCAACATAGCGTCGGGCGAGAGTGTCTTAGAATACCAGGTACTATAAATTTGATTCCCAACTCCCGCCAATCTTGCCTCAATAGCATCGGCAAAATAATGGCTAATCCTTTGAGTTCCATCCCCAAAAGGAGAAGAGTACTGCCTAATCTCCTTCAACATTTGATGTGCAGCCTTCGAATCAGTATCATTTATGGCCTGGgcacaaagaaaaagaagagccTTCAAATCCACCACTTGTGTACTTCTCCTTTTCCTCGCAAGTACCCCAACCTTAAAGCCACATGGTTGCTTATTCTGAAGCAACAACATGTTTTGTCCATTCTGCTGAACTTCATGAGCAGCAGCACACGCCTGCTGCTCCTTATCTTCCTCAGGAAAGAGAAAAACCTTTTCGAGCATCTCCGACAACTCCTCCTCTTCCGCACGAACCGCCAGCTGCTTGTTACTCCTCCCTCCTTCTTCTGCATCTGTATCCTCCCCGTCATGATTATTCTTGCCCGTTCCACCGTCCAGCTCCTTGGATCCTGGCGGCAGAGCAGAGTTATAGTTGCCCAAATCAATAACTGGAAGGAATTTACCAGCTTCCTCAACCCCTCTCCTAAACAACATTATGTACTCATCATCTCTCAATGACTCGTGATCATTCTTCGCCTCCGGCTCGCCGGCGTCGCCGCCCTTGCACTTTGGAAGCCACTTGCACTTAGACTTTTCCAAATCAATGTTTGGAAGGAACTTACTAGCTACCTGTACCCCTCTTTGAAACATAAATACGGACTCCTTCTGGTTAATAAAAGGATTTGAAGATGAAGGTGTTGAACTTATATACGGGTCCATAGGCGCAGCGGCTGAGCTCCCACTGATGGGCATTTTTGAGGTGGATGCCGAAGTGGAGTGAAGAACAGAGTTGCTAGTACGAACACTGCAGAAAGGCGTGGGCTTTTCGGGTGAAGGAGGATACTGCTTACCCAGAACTTCGTACAATGATTCCTCGGCGACTCGGAGAGCCAATGGGTCGATGAATATTTCCGCCATGTCCTCCTCCATGAGCAGCTCTGCCATTTCGTTGTAAATTGTATCAGGAAAATGTTGCCGATTGGCAGAGTCTCCTTCGGGTTGGTTCACCATGGAAGGCGGAGCCAAGCAATCAGCTGGCTCCTGCTGATCAGGTGGAAGAGAAGGAAAATCCATGAACTAATTGAGATCAAAGGAGTTTAATTTCTTCGAGATGGAATAAGTTTCAGAAACCCCACCATACAAAACTGTATAAGATGGGCTTCAAAACTGATATATATAAGAAGAACCGGCGTAGATGCGGGAGAAGTGAAAGTTGAAGAGGCTGGGGCTACTATTTAATGGAGAAACTAAGGAGAAACCAGGAGGGGAAAAAGGAGGAAGACagagagaataaaatatgttatatgaAGCGACTATTTGTTCCCCAAGACCGAGCTTGTCAAAGATGTGAAGAAAATTTTATTGAAGTCTGCACTTATTTTGGGAAGAATGAGTAAATTAATGGTGTAatgtaaaaattaaataaagtcGGACACAAGAAATGTAACGTGGTTCCTCAAATATTGAGTTAAGTTCATGGGACACATCGGTCCAAATGCACTATCACCAAAGTTCGTACAAAGTGGGTACAAAAGGTACAAACCTAACAAAATACACAAAAGTGTATAACAAATGTAACAAGATGAAAGATCTCACCAAATATTGAGAACAAAGCTCTAAGAGCCAACTAAAATAGAGTACAAATCTAAGCACAACCGAAAGCCTAATTTGCTGATAATAATTCTTTTGCTTGTAGGAATAAGTCTAACACCAAGGGTTGTTAAGCGTACTTTCAGAATACTTCCACTGGGAATGGCAGCTCGCCAAAGAAGCAAGCGTATAAGCAGTAGCGCCGTGAAACAGCCAGAGCCACAAGAGAGGCAGCAGCTCGCTAGAGAAGTTTTGTGAAACCACCAGAatacaaaaatgataaataaattcCAAACAAGCTCCGACCCAGCTTCTTAGAGAAGCCAACAAAAAACAACAGCAAATTGAAACACATTTTCCAAGacttgggccccacaaggagggacatccaacaaatctccccttcgcgacttatggggacgactccaccaatccggtcaaaactcgacacttcacatgcttgtTTCTAGGCAATGTTTTGgtcatcatatccgaaccattatcatcggttgtgaattttgtcaagttggaacaatttcttatccaacaTATCCCAAAATCCAATGACATCTAACATTAATATGTTTTGACCTTGAATGGAAGataaaatttgttgactttttgagtccgatccctattttgatgctgacaaagtacaagtttcttatgtgtgtttttaagtgtttgaacatgttataattcaacacacacataaggggactagTGATGGAAGCTCGAAGACTTAAAGACCACATcatctggcgcattccatgaagaacAATAGATCAAAAGAAGACGAAGAAGATGAagacaaatattttcatttgtaattgcatttaatttttatcatttGGTTTCTAATAATgtatgtatctacatgatatgatttgaatgctcagatagCACCATAGACTTAACGTAGGGAATCAAAGGtcgtagacagaccctagggaccaacacttttcacAGAATAActttttcttaataactaattggttaggatAAAAAATTATGGCTAAAATAGATTTAAGAAAGACTTCGATCGACTTTCGGTTGACTGACGTTTGATTTTTTGGTTAATTAAATAGCACTGATCGACCAACCCATTGATGTTCAAGTCACCATGGTTGATCGACCGCTCTATAGGCcagaagtcaaatagttgactaaaGCCTTGATTGATCATCCTTAAATTGAACATAACTTCCATGGTCGACCGACTAATGAAGTTTGACCTTTCTCCTTGCCCCGGCCAAACCGTCCTCTAAGCTTAAAAAAGACCCAGGCGACCCACCCTCAAGAATTGGCAGACTGGCCTTAATATTGAGCGgtcgaacctacgaaggtttggaaaattgccctGCTCGGCCGACCAGTCATTTCCACAGCCAACCAAAcctattcaaaactcaaaatggttatgtgtgttcggtcgaccaaccctaaaggtcagcaaaccgaacctctcaggttgggttAATTTTTCAGTGCTAATCacgttttaattttaattaaatatttttgaaaatgacgaGCGtctccccaacgatcatatttttcaCAGagactataaataccccttccatttgtttaattagtaactttgattgacaaaatttttctctcaaattttttacttaatcaaaATTCCGCCAACtactttttcattgcaaaaatctttatgAGGTAAATTTTTATACTCTCTCAATTACTCTTTGGAAAATCCTTTGAAAGAGAACTTTCATTTTTGTTTGGgaattttgtttttcaaaagtacttactctcatttcattcattcatttcaaaatcaatcTTGAGAGTAAGATTATAATTTCTCAAATATGTttctttcttgataaatattcttgggagaaatCTTTACATAGCTTAGGATCTTTGCTTATCCATTGTAAGATTCCCAAAGCTAATATTGTGTTTTCAATGCAAAAATCTTTTGAGCTAAAAACCCGAGTTTCCCAAGAACTTATTTTTAATATCTTTACTTGAGAAAATATCTTGAGGGATTAAAGATCTTTGAAAAcacttattgcatatttcattcttgaaatcaaagatcatataaatCTTTGATGTGCAtattatataaatcattttcaaagattgcaaaatcattttgaaaaacacccttactctactaagcaaatttcatatcattagagagtgcattgtagagtcttaatgtgtacatctctgcttctATTCTTAGAAGCATATTTAATCtacaaaatgatttttaatgtaccggttgggttcagctcgttaattgaattggggagtctttgCCCCGTAAGGGAGATCTGTTGGGTTCAACctgtaattgaactggggagtctccgccccgtaagagAGACCAGTTCGGCTCAGCCTAATAAATGAGTTGGGGTATttctcgcctcgtaaggagagatGTGTAGGTTGGAGTCAGCCCtgtaatgtgacctggggtattcttcacccagtaaggagaggaggttgtaaacAGTTTTGTTAGCTTTATCATTAACCCAAAagtggggatgaattggtattttcaaaattgatgccctaggtaaatcccttaacaacagtatttcacaaccttatggtcaatctaatgcagataaattaaattaatttaaatatgctgtagaaaataaattgcacaataaaattaaccaagcatgcatcagaaagcagtaaataaaagatgacacccagaaatattatcgaggttcggcaaactacctacatccgcgccttggctaacaagcacaaggattaccactataaggcttacttaacgagtggagcatagcacctaaacaaccagatcaattagcataggactgaccttaacttttacaaccaatccttaccaggttgAATTACCGCCCCCtgaggccatgcctggaatacaacatatttctcaataaatttgcgtacaacaagTATGCTTCTTATCTAATtagattatgtaccaatctaataaatacaccaccaaatgatatgatGAAGTAAGCTCGATGTggtctaaatgtctactctcaaatatttatacaaatattgcaatcagtgcgtgagagtgtaagtgatatgatctttgtgtcaaaataatgatttcaatcacaatgtacAAAAAAAGATCCTaggcacactttaaatatctcaacaaatatttttctcaaaatataaacctAAAGAGACATTTAGATTTAGTTTATAACAACGATTGATCTTTGTGCTTAAGATGATAAAATCAATCAtaggatattgctacaaagatctttttgcaCATGGACATATATCTCAGCAAATATTTCTTAAAGTTAACCAcatgagatatttgaagatgatttgaaaaatatttttaacaatcaAAATGCAATGTGAACTCTtcgagatattgcaatgagaatgcaataatcaaaagctcaaatgaagttttcctaaggaagacttatcaataaagtctcttaggaaaaacttaaagctttgcTCTTAAAGAAAATGATctcaatcaaccaagcaagaGAGAGCAATAGCTTAATGATAAGAACACTCTAGCACACATTTACAaagagattttagcaataagaaatAGTAAGAGTGAGTGTACGAGGCTTCGaaatgagtatatgagatttttgaatttcagaaaattttgctaatcaataTTGCTAATTGGTTGctatcttttcaaatgaggggtatatatagagtaccccaaaattataatcgtcaaggacacatagggtattattaagattgttttaaaatgttttagcaaagttaaccctgtttaaaaaatttaatggcGGTAAAAAAATttgtccaacccaagagcaccagtcgaccgaacttgaggttCCCGGTTGATTAAGTGACAGAGTTCAGCCGACTGTGCAAAAAATGACTGACAGTTTGGTTAATCGGACTAAGGGTCTTAAAGGCAATTTTCCCAAATCcgcctggttcggttaaccagtatgttttgaactatgaagttcagttgaccaggcGGTTGGAATCTctcacgtgggggttcggtcgaccaaagcattGCCCGTATAAATCTAGTCGATCGACCGAGGAGTCAAAACGTTGACCTagtgggagttcggtcaaccaagttgtatgaacttggcaaggtacaGTGGAccgtgctatggtcaaaatgttgacctctggCCGGTTTGGCCGACCGAATGTTTTTATGCattttggttcagtcgaccgaacatgcatttttaatgcattttggttctATTTCCCTTATACATTCACCTTGTTCATACAAGcacatatgtttatgcatgcatgtgagtcctaaggtcattctaggtctctttgaacttacctatcatatcatgcatgtaatgcatttgattattacataccatttTTCTCTTATTTACTGTTGCAGACCCGCAttatataaaatgaatttaaagtacaacacaaatatggtctACGGGGTCTTtaagctctacttcatgtgccatcattttgatttgccaattatatacctgcacatatccttagataaccatcaaatacaacaagtatttgtcattatcaaaactaggtgtgacttataaggtcaacaggttTCTACTCCACCTATAAGCGagtagggttagtggaatccttagggggtatgaccaaggcagggacgtaggctgatttggccaaacctcgataacaaatctttgtgcctctctctctctctctctctctctctctctctcttatttaaattcctgcacttagtTTTCCACACATGCATGCAAGTTCATATATATTGTCATAACTATTTGCATACAcccttttattttaaataagatactgcaaaCATGTGTGCTTCTTTTCACTACTTAAATTATGTTATATACACACTTGtactttgaatgagatatgatttgtggtgaatcgatgAAATGTTTAAATCGGCCAAAAggttttttaatacccaattcaccctcctcttgggaatacaccaattctaacagaattcttactcaaatgaattgcactttgactatcacaataaagaacatacctttcttgtttcatgcccaactctttcaagaatctcttcaaccaaaacaattctttgcaagcttcaGTAATGACAATAAACTCAGATTCCGTAATAGATAGAACAACACTTTCTTGTAATTTTAACTGTCATGGCACATCTCCCCCTctaaaagtcatcaaataactgaaagttgattttctagaatcaaaATCACCGGCCACGTCAACATCCGTGAATCCATAAAGCAgagatttaccatttccaaagcaCAAATTCACCTTTGAAGTGCCTCCAAGATATCGGGGAATCCATTTTACCGCTAGCCAGTGCTCCTTTCCCATATTAAAGAGAAATCGACGAACAACTCCAACGACATGAGCTAAATCCAATCTTTTGCAAACCATTGCATTCATTAAAGAACCAACGGccgaagcataaggaattttcttcatctcttatGTGTCTTTCTtacttgtaggactttgttttgtactaaacttgaagtgactagcaggtgggcaaccaacgggttttgctttatccatattgacctctcaagcactttttttaatgtacctttcttgagacaaccaaattttCCCATTTTCACGATCACGAATAATTTTgatgccaagaatttgctttgctGGTCTCAAATCTTTCATAgtaaaagacttgctcaactccaacttcaacttgtcaataTTGGAGAAGTCTTgtcctacaatgagcatatcagCAACATAGAGTAAAAGAATAATATAAGTAGCATCTGAGATTTTTTTCACAGACACACAATTATtcgaagaggtttttgagtaaccatgatcaattatgaaagaattaaatttcttgtaccatctccaTGGTacttgcttcaacccatacaaacttttctttaatttgcacactaaattctctttccctttttgtttgaagccttttggttgttccatgtaaatttcctcttctaagtcaccatgtaagaaagcgaTTTTTACATCTAGTTGTTTGACTTCTAAATTCAAGTTTGCTGCTATGCCAAGAACAacccgaatagatgacatcttcacaatcggtgagaatatttcatcaaagtcaattcctttTTTCTAACCAATGCCTTTTACCCCAAGCATAGCCTTGTACCGAAGATTCTTCCCATCATTTTTCAAACTAAACACCCATTTGTCTTTCAAAACTTTCTTTCCATGAGGAAGTTTAACCAATTCATGAGTATGATTGTCAACTATAgacttcattt
This region includes:
- the LOC131148328 gene encoding scarecrow-like protein 14: MDFPSLPPDQQEPADCLAPPSMVNQPEGDSANRQHFPDTIYNEMAELLMEEDMAEIFIDPLALRVAEESLYEVLGKQYPPSPEKPTPFCSVRTSNSVLHSTSASTSKMPISGSSAAAPMDPYISSTPSSSNPFINQKESVFMFQRGVQVASKFLPNIDLEKSKCKWLPKCKGGDAGEPEAKNDHESLRDDEYIMLFRRGVEEAGKFLPVIDLGNYNSALPPGSKELDGGTGKNNHDGEDTDAEEGGRSNKQLAVRAEEEELSEMLEKVFLFPEEDKEQQACAAAHEVQQNGQNMLLLQNKQPCGFKVGVLARKRRSTQVVDLKALLFLCAQAINDTDSKAAHQMLKEIRQYSSPFGDGTQRISHYFADAIEARLAGVGNQIYSTWYSKTLSPDAMLKSYGAFALACPFRRISLYFGNHSILGVTKGATKIHIIDFGIQFGFQWPIIVRDLLARVGGPPKLRITGLEIRQPRFWRAQKVGEMGHRMAKYFKRFNVPFEYNAIDKK